A genomic stretch from SAR324 cluster bacterium includes:
- a CDS encoding ATP-binding cassette domain-containing protein yields MDENNILEVKGLKKFFPNRKGFFNRISSFNKAVNDVSLHIKKGETVGLVGESGSGKTTVGRCIVKLFAPTAGSIQYNFNGKILDISQTPEHQIKDFRKNFQMLFQDVYSSLDPKMKVLEIVTEPLAIHSIGTQKERFNKACELITKVGLSPDDLQKYPHQFSGGQRQRIGITRALCSQPKFIVCDEPVSALDVSVQAQILNLLLDLRKDFNLSYLFIAHDLGVVKYFSDRIIVMYLGKIVEVALARDIYASPKHPYTEALLAAISKYKVGSERKILLQGSIPDPSKPPTGCVLQPRCKYALDVCKQKVPALLPVPNKNDSFVACHRSSELNLESYSSK; encoded by the coding sequence ATGGATGAGAATAATATTCTAGAGGTTAAGGGCCTTAAGAAATTTTTCCCGAATCGTAAGGGCTTTTTCAATAGGATTTCCAGTTTCAACAAAGCTGTCAATGATGTCAGTCTACACATAAAGAAAGGTGAAACTGTAGGGCTCGTTGGTGAAAGTGGATCTGGTAAAACCACTGTTGGTAGATGTATTGTAAAATTATTTGCCCCTACTGCAGGCAGCATACAATACAATTTTAACGGAAAAATTTTAGATATTTCCCAAACTCCTGAACATCAAATCAAAGATTTTCGGAAAAATTTTCAGATGCTTTTTCAGGACGTGTATTCTTCTCTCGATCCAAAAATGAAGGTTCTTGAGATAGTAACCGAACCATTAGCAATCCATAGTATTGGCACACAAAAAGAGAGATTTAATAAAGCCTGTGAGCTAATAACTAAGGTTGGCTTGTCCCCAGATGATTTACAAAAATATCCTCATCAATTTAGTGGTGGCCAAAGGCAGCGAATAGGAATCACAAGAGCGTTATGTAGCCAACCCAAGTTCATTGTATGTGATGAGCCTGTATCTGCATTGGATGTTTCAGTCCAAGCTCAAATTCTTAATCTTCTCCTTGATCTCAGAAAGGATTTTAATCTTTCCTACCTTTTTATTGCCCATGATCTAGGAGTAGTTAAATATTTTAGTGATAGAATTATTGTTATGTATCTGGGGAAAATTGTTGAAGTCGCTCTAGCCAGAGATATATATGCTTCCCCAAAACATCCATACACTGAGGCACTTTTAGCTGCTATTTCAAAGTACAAAGTTGGTAGTGAAAGAAAAATTTTATTGCAAGGAAGCATTCCAGATCCATCAAAGCCACCCACTGGTTGTGTTTTACAGCCACGTTGCAAATATGCTCTTGATGTATGCAAACAGAAAGTTCCTGCTCTA
- a CDS encoding ABC transporter ATP-binding protein yields MSESLFTNSKKLINVDNLAVHFHIPQGTVKAVDGISFDIARGKSLGIVGESGCGKTITALTMMLLHPHPEAKIENGSINFYRHENDMINLAKLDVHSKVIRKIRGNDIAMIFQEPMMSLNPVHKIGDQLIEIIRLHQKISKSNARQAALDALDMVKISAPAQRMNEYPFQISGGMRQRVMIAMALCCKPKLLIADEPTTALDVTIEAEILKLIKDLQDDLNMSLMMITHDLGVISEVTDHVAVMYVGKIVEKASTKDLFNEPLHPYTQGLFKSRPEIKISGRLESIRGVVPSPYEVTEGCSFAPRCDFATSLCRSKSPKLIRLDGREVSCWKYADRGEI; encoded by the coding sequence ATGAGTGAAAGTTTATTCACCAATTCAAAAAAGCTTATTAATGTTGATAACCTTGCTGTTCACTTTCATATTCCACAAGGTACTGTTAAAGCTGTAGATGGTATTAGTTTTGATATTGCAAGAGGGAAATCTTTGGGAATTGTTGGTGAAAGTGGTTGTGGTAAGACAATCACTGCACTAACAATGATGCTTTTACATCCACACCCTGAAGCTAAAATTGAAAATGGGAGTATAAATTTTTATCGTCATGAAAATGACATGATAAATTTAGCAAAACTTGATGTTCATAGCAAAGTAATTCGCAAGATAAGAGGTAATGATATCGCTATGATTTTTCAAGAGCCAATGATGTCTTTGAATCCAGTCCACAAAATTGGTGATCAATTGATAGAAATCATTAGGCTACACCAGAAAATTTCTAAATCTAACGCTAGGCAAGCTGCCTTAGATGCCCTTGATATGGTGAAGATTTCAGCTCCTGCTCAACGAATGAATGAATATCCGTTCCAAATTAGTGGTGGGATGAGGCAAAGAGTAATGATTGCGATGGCATTATGTTGTAAGCCAAAATTATTAATTGCTGATGAGCCAACAACAGCACTTGACGTAACAATCGAGGCTGAGATCTTAAAGTTGATCAAAGATTTGCAAGATGATTTGAATATGTCGCTAATGATGATTACGCACGATCTTGGTGTGATCAGCGAAGTGACTGATCATGTCGCTGTTATGTACGTTGGTAAAATTGTAGAGAAGGCATCAACTAAAGATCTTTTTAATGAACCTCTTCATCCTTACACCCAAGGGTTATTTAAATCTCGTCCTGAAATTAAAATTTCTGGTCGGCTTGAATCTATTAGAGGAGTCGTACCAAGCCCATATGAAGTTACTGAAGGTTGTAGCTTTGCCCCTAGGTGTGATTTTGCAACATCATTGTGCAGGTCCAAATCTCCAAAATTAATTAGGTTGGATGGGCGTGAAGTTAGCTGTTGGAAGTATGCAGACCGGGGAGAAATCTGA